A part of Streptomyces sp. NBC_01235 genomic DNA contains:
- a CDS encoding substrate-binding domain-containing protein: MAHHHTVGKHSRPRRSQGATLLLVGTLLLGAAACGGSQDSTGGDGTRKVTIGLVTKTETNPFFVTLRKAAEGAAKKNDAELIALSGKFDGDNEGQVAAVESLIARHVQGILITPSNTTGILGAIAEARRQGILVIALDTATEPADAVDATYATDNFGAGRLLGAYVRTRLADRAPKLFMLDGTEGSTVSKQRHDGFLSGFGIKNDSPVIRGRAITNGDRNRAQAAMENLLQRTSEVNSVYTINEPVADGAYTALAARGLARQVTVGSIDGGCDGVRDVRSGKYAATVMQFPVRMAELGVAAVPDFARNGKKPSGFTDTGTELITDKPVRGLASRNTDWGLQHCWG; encoded by the coding sequence ATGGCACACCACCACACCGTCGGCAAGCACAGCCGGCCACGGCGTTCCCAGGGGGCGACGCTCCTCCTGGTGGGAACACTGCTGCTCGGCGCCGCCGCCTGCGGCGGGAGTCAGGACTCCACGGGTGGCGACGGGACGCGGAAGGTCACGATCGGTCTGGTGACCAAGACCGAGACCAACCCGTTCTTCGTGACTCTTCGCAAGGCCGCAGAGGGCGCGGCGAAGAAGAACGACGCCGAGCTCATCGCCCTGTCCGGCAAGTTCGACGGAGACAACGAGGGCCAGGTCGCCGCGGTGGAGAGCCTCATCGCCCGCCATGTGCAGGGAATCCTGATCACACCGTCGAACACGACGGGGATCCTGGGCGCCATCGCGGAGGCCCGCCGGCAGGGCATCCTGGTGATCGCGCTGGACACCGCGACGGAACCGGCGGACGCGGTGGACGCCACGTACGCGACCGACAACTTCGGGGCCGGACGCCTCCTGGGCGCCTACGTCAGGACACGGCTCGCCGACCGGGCCCCCAAGCTGTTCATGCTCGACGGTACGGAGGGCTCCACGGTCAGCAAACAACGTCACGACGGCTTCCTCAGCGGCTTCGGGATCAAGAACGACTCACCCGTGATCCGCGGACGGGCGATCACCAATGGCGACCGCAACCGGGCGCAGGCCGCGATGGAGAACCTGCTGCAGCGCACGAGCGAGGTGAACTCGGTCTACACCATCAACGAGCCGGTGGCCGACGGCGCCTACACGGCTCTCGCAGCACGCGGCCTCGCCCGGCAGGTGACCGTCGGCTCCATCGACGGCGGATGCGACGGCGTGCGCGACGTCAGATCCGGCAAGTACGCGGCCACCGTCATGCAGTTCCCGGTCAGGATGGCCGAACTGGGTGTGGCCGCGGTCCCCGACTTCGCCAGGAACGGGAAGAAACCGTCCGGCTTCACGGACACGGGCACGGAACTCATCACCGACAAGCCGGTGCGGGGACTGGCGTCCCGGAACACGGACTGGGGACTCCAGCACTGCTGGGGGTGA